A single Lolium perenne isolate Kyuss_39 chromosome 6, Kyuss_2.0, whole genome shotgun sequence DNA region contains:
- the LOC139832357 gene encoding F-box protein At5g18160-like encodes MAAGGRRTTEAARGETYGVDDGGGVGDRGGDDEGGTARHGNDVDVEGESFRAEKKRLGAAVLPANPARGRRSTRRAPWTVDAVSLPNEIIFEILSRLPAWSVCRSRCVSKEWCALISDPNFVAVHTSRHVEPLIAFLSRGEGPRKGDELQLVDIDGHVVSRRVIKDGAGGFSPSASSLCQDLICVTDYYTGARVVDPATGVVLVTIPRLKKSPTPYETIEDFTTRLNTTTAFGRAIPSGAYKVVRLVHGDSCWVSCLGDDTGWKPRHPPEARVVASYPGSLTVVNGILYESSDSTGNGICRSLIRRSLPV; translated from the exons aTGGCGGCCGGCGGTCGGCGGACGACGGAGGCGGCGCGGGGCGAGACGTACGGGGTCGACGACGGAGGCGGCGTCGGTGACAgaggcggcgacgacgagggcggcaCGGCACGGCACGGCAACGACGTCGACGTCGAGGGCGAGAGCTTCCGCGCGGAGAAGAAGAGACTGGGGGCGGCGGTTC tgccggCTAACCCAGCCCGCGGAAGAAGGAGCACACGACGTGCACCATGGACTGTCGACGCCGTCTCGTTACCAAACGAGATCATCTTCGAGATCCTCTCCAGATTGCCGGCGTGGTCCGTGTGCAGATCGCGGTGCGTCTCCAAGGAGTGGTGCGCCCTCATCTCCGATCCAAACTTCGTGGCCGTGCACACGTCCCGCCACGTCGAGCCGCTCATTGCGTTTCTCTCTCGCGGAGAAGGACCTAGAAAAGGCGACGAGCTACAACTGGTGGATATCGATGGCCATGTTGTGAGCAGGAGGGTGATCAAGGATGGAGCAGGAGGGTTTTCTCCTTCGGCAAGCTCTCTCTGCCAGGACCTTATCTGCGTAACCGACTATTATACAGGCGCACGGGTGGTGGATCCTGCCACCGGCGTGGTGCTCGTGACCATCCCAAGACTGAAAAAGAGCCCAACTCCATACGAAACTATCGAGGACTTCACCACGCGGCTGAACACAACCACGGCCTTCGGCCGAGCCATCCCCTCAGGTGCCTACAAGGTGGTCCGCCTCGTACACGGCGATAGCTGCTGGGTTTCCTGTCTAGGAGATGACACCGGATGGAAACCGAGGCACCCACCCGAAGCCCGTGTCGTCGCGTCTTACCCTGGCTCCCTCACTGTTGTGAACGGCATCCTCTATGAGAGCAGCGATTCTACCGGCAACGGTATATGTAGGAGTCTAATCCGCCGTTCGTTGCCAGTTTGA